From the Brevibacillus choshinensis genome, one window contains:
- a CDS encoding LysR family transcriptional regulator — translation MEWQQLEYFQTLARIQHVTRAAESMSLSQPALSRSIARLEEEVGLPLFDRQGRTIMLNRYGELLLKRVNRILKEWEDGKQELRDLVHPEHGEVSLGFLHTLGTSLIPDLIGAFRTEAPQINFSLMQNHSYSLLEHLDAGELDLCLLAEPTETKMSIQWTPLWSEELFAIVPIGHRLAEAESILLEELADESFIFLKKGYALRRTTDRLFEEIGVQPKITFEGEEAATVAGLVAAGLGVSLLPDLRGIDKSKIIHVRVREPQCHRVIGMALVEGGYLSPATIRFKEFVLAHFGQKEKEAASDLK, via the coding sequence ATGGAGTGGCAACAACTCGAATATTTTCAAACGCTCGCCCGTATCCAGCACGTGACTCGCGCTGCCGAGTCCATGTCCCTCTCCCAGCCTGCACTCAGTCGATCCATCGCCCGTCTGGAAGAAGAAGTGGGACTCCCCCTCTTTGATCGCCAGGGCCGCACCATCATGCTAAATCGCTATGGAGAGCTGCTATTAAAGCGAGTCAATCGCATTCTGAAGGAATGGGAAGACGGAAAGCAGGAGCTACGCGACCTGGTTCATCCGGAGCACGGTGAAGTGTCTTTAGGATTCTTGCATACGCTGGGCACTAGTCTCATTCCCGACCTGATTGGCGCTTTTCGCACCGAAGCTCCACAGATCAACTTTTCTCTCATGCAAAATCACAGCTACTCGCTCCTCGAGCATTTGGACGCGGGCGAGCTGGACCTTTGCTTACTAGCAGAACCGACAGAAACAAAGATGTCGATACAATGGACTCCCCTTTGGAGCGAGGAGCTATTCGCCATCGTACCCATCGGTCATCGCTTGGCTGAGGCCGAGAGCATCCTGCTAGAAGAGCTCGCGGATGAGTCGTTCATCTTTTTGAAAAAAGGGTATGCTCTGCGCAGAACGACTGACAGATTGTTTGAGGAAATCGGCGTACAACCTAAGATTACTTTTGAAGGCGAGGAAGCCGCTACCGTCGCTGGACTGGTCGCCGCTGGGCTCGGCGTCTCGCTCCTCCCCGATCTGCGCGGGATTGATAAAAGCAAAATCATTCATGTCCGAGTGCGTGAGCCGCAGTGCCACCGTGTCATCGGTATGGCATTGGTTGAGGGCGGCTACTTGTCCCCTGCCACGATCCGCTTTAAAGAATTCGTTCTTGCTCACTTTGGGCAAAAAGAAAAAGAAGCTGCTTCCGATCTCAAGTAG
- a CDS encoding response regulator transcription factor, which yields MEDRKKVLVIEDEQNIARFIELELNHEGYEVAVVHDGREGLDKAQQEEWDLILLDLMLPGLNGLEICRRIRAKKNTPIIILTARDNVMDLVSGLDSGADDYIAKPFAIEELFARIRSLFRRMVPENQPKQALLTYKHLTIDMDARIIKRNDEEVELTKREYELLLVFLKNINRVLTREILLEQVWGYITEVETNVVDVYVRYLRHKLDLPGEESIIQTIRGTGYVMR from the coding sequence ATGGAAGACAGGAAGAAGGTATTAGTAATCGAGGATGAGCAAAACATTGCCCGGTTTATCGAGCTAGAGCTCAATCATGAAGGCTACGAGGTGGCAGTTGTGCATGATGGGCGCGAAGGCTTGGACAAAGCACAACAGGAGGAGTGGGATCTCATTTTGCTGGATCTCATGCTTCCAGGATTAAATGGATTAGAGATTTGTCGGCGCATTCGTGCCAAAAAAAATACGCCCATTATTATTTTGACTGCTCGTGATAACGTGATGGATCTCGTCTCGGGTCTTGATAGCGGAGCAGATGATTACATAGCTAAGCCATTTGCGATAGAGGAGTTGTTTGCTCGCATCCGCTCCCTGTTTCGTCGGATGGTACCAGAGAATCAACCCAAGCAGGCCCTGTTAACATACAAGCATCTGACAATAGACATGGATGCGAGAATCATCAAGCGAAATGATGAGGAAGTCGAGCTGACAAAAAGGGAGTACGAGCTGTTGCTGGTTTTTCTCAAAAATATAAACCGCGTGCTGACGAGAGAGATTTTACTGGAGCAGGTATGGGGGTATATAACCGAGGTAGAAACCAATGTGGTTGATGTGTACGTCCGATATTTACGACACAAGCTGGATCTTCCAGGAGAGGAAAGCATCATTCAGACAATACGTGGAACGGGATATGTTATGAGATAA
- a CDS encoding MFS transporter, producing MGYIQQGTAAFRKSNLAFFAAGFNTFAILYSTQPLLPEFSKEFHVSPTMASLSLSVTTIALAVSMLFFGTISEVWGRKPVMIGSMLVASILSILTACSTSFESLLVFRVIQGIALGGLPSIAMAYLGEEMEPASLGVAMGLYISGNSVGAVSGRIISGMLTDFFNWHVAMGSISLISLFASLIFWLNLPKSQNFHPRSPEVGKLVSSMISHLKDPGMLCLFGIGFLILGSNVALYNYIGYVLTAPPYSLSQTLVGWIFIVFLVGTFSSVWMAKKAEKHGRQRMLTISLIITLVGACLTLDDHLWIKILGLPILTFGFFGSHSIASSWVGRRALHDKAQASSLYLFFYYAGSSIGGTAGGVFWSSFGWGGVVGMIAGFMLIGFVLASRLAKIPPAAANQPKAVADLSIAK from the coding sequence ATGGGATACATTCAGCAAGGCACAGCTGCTTTTCGCAAGTCTAACCTTGCCTTTTTTGCTGCTGGTTTCAATACATTCGCCATCCTGTACAGCACACAGCCGCTGTTGCCGGAATTCAGCAAGGAGTTTCACGTATCGCCGACGATGGCGAGCTTGTCGTTATCAGTGACGACCATCGCTTTGGCAGTCAGCATGCTGTTTTTCGGGACGATATCGGAGGTATGGGGGCGCAAGCCTGTCATGATTGGCTCCATGCTCGTGGCCTCGATCCTGTCTATCTTGACAGCCTGCAGTACCAGCTTTGAGAGCTTGCTCGTCTTTCGCGTCATTCAAGGGATCGCGCTCGGAGGACTTCCTTCGATCGCCATGGCGTACCTGGGAGAAGAAATGGAGCCAGCCAGTCTGGGTGTCGCGATGGGGCTCTACATAAGCGGCAACTCCGTGGGTGCAGTTAGTGGCCGCATTATATCCGGGATGCTGACAGACTTTTTCAACTGGCATGTAGCGATGGGCTCGATTAGCTTGATCAGTCTGTTCGCGAGCCTGATTTTCTGGCTGAATTTGCCGAAGTCGCAGAACTTCCATCCGCGTTCGCCGGAAGTCGGAAAGCTCGTGTCGTCGATGATCAGCCATCTGAAAGATCCGGGCATGCTCTGCCTCTTTGGAATCGGGTTTCTGATTCTAGGCAGTAATGTCGCCTTGTACAATTACATCGGGTACGTGTTGACAGCACCTCCGTACTCGCTCTCCCAAACACTCGTAGGGTGGATTTTCATCGTCTTTCTGGTCGGGACATTCAGCTCGGTATGGATGGCGAAAAAAGCGGAAAAGCACGGGCGCCAAAGAATGCTGACGATCTCGTTGATCATCACACTGGTAGGGGCTTGCTTGACGCTCGATGACCATCTGTGGATCAAAATTTTGGGTCTTCCGATTCTGACCTTTGGCTTTTTCGGGAGCCATTCGATTGCGAGCAGCTGGGTGGGGCGACGTGCCCTGCATGACAAAGCGCAAGCATCTTCGCTCTATTTATTCTTTTATTACGCAGGTTCCAGTATCGGTGGGACAGCTGGTGGGGTATTTTGGTCTTCCTTTGGCTGGGGAGGCGTCGTGGGAATGATTGCAGGGTTCATGCTGATCGGGTTTGTTCTCGCTTCCCGACTGGCAAAGATCCCACCTGCAGCGGCCAACCAACCCAAAGCAGTAGCTGACCTTTCTATAGCGAAATAA
- a CDS encoding PepSY domain-containing protein, with the protein MNKKWLVTALATAVVAGGGIGGNALHNAFAKDGATNDLQHGIEVASKLLNGTVTGAELEHIPSYHFDAVDKAGKKYEVQVDAKTGRLLKAQPDVDTETNDDENESDQVEADDDQEAAITLEQAQKFATASFQGTIGKGDLEDLPVYRVEITDQKGQAYEVDVDVETDMIVNIGLAEADHDDEQGAQEENDKGTVKQDDDQEVDDNVERTQLVQAAKITIQQAIDAAMKKQPGTLDSVELEDEDGTIVYTVSIVNDKKEEYEVKVNANTGAILKVEQDKQDKKGDQEEQDDQEEQD; encoded by the coding sequence ATGAATAAGAAATGGTTGGTCACCGCATTAGCAACTGCTGTTGTTGCTGGTGGTGGTATTGGTGGTAACGCCCTGCACAATGCGTTTGCAAAAGATGGAGCAACGAATGATTTGCAACACGGAATCGAGGTCGCTTCCAAGCTGCTGAACGGAACAGTCACTGGCGCTGAGCTGGAGCATATCCCGTCCTATCATTTTGACGCAGTGGATAAGGCTGGAAAAAAATACGAGGTTCAAGTCGATGCGAAAACGGGCAGACTCCTGAAAGCCCAGCCAGATGTGGATACAGAAACCAATGACGATGAGAACGAATCTGATCAGGTTGAAGCAGACGATGATCAGGAAGCGGCGATTACATTGGAGCAAGCGCAGAAATTCGCTACTGCATCTTTTCAAGGTACGATCGGAAAAGGTGATTTGGAAGACCTGCCTGTGTATCGCGTAGAAATCACGGATCAAAAGGGTCAAGCCTATGAAGTAGACGTAGATGTCGAGACTGATATGATCGTGAACATCGGTTTGGCGGAAGCTGACCACGATGATGAACAGGGCGCGCAGGAAGAAAACGACAAAGGGACAGTCAAACAAGACGACGATCAAGAAGTGGATGACAACGTAGAGCGTACCCAACTCGTTCAAGCGGCAAAAATCACGATTCAGCAAGCAATCGATGCAGCTATGAAGAAACAACCGGGTACGTTGGACTCCGTTGAGCTGGAAGACGAAGACGGGACCATCGTATATACCGTATCGATCGTCAACGACAAGAAGGAAGAGTACGAAGTGAAAGTAAACGCCAACACAGGAGCAATCCTCAAGGTAGAGCAAGACAAGCAGGATAAAAAGGGTGACCAAGAAGAACAAGACGATCAAGAGGAACAAGACTAA
- a CDS encoding ABC transporter ATP-binding protein produces MRFYTKYIKKYGVVFCISLFFLTVEALCDLLQPTIMSRIIDVGVAKRDLNYVLSTGGLMLGVTALGAIAASMRNILSTYVSQNFGAQLRSDLFKKVQSLSFENIDRFDRASLVTRLTNDVNQVQVFVNGMMRIFVKAPLMCIGGLFMATQLNAKLAIVLAVVVPIVGLFIFLNMKIGFPFFMKVQQALDKVNGVMREYLSGVRVVKAFNRFDFEVGKFGEANEELQKKSVSATRVMSIFSPAIMLTVNMGIVAVLWLGGMAAERGDMQVGHIIAFTNYMTQILFSLMMISMVFNMFVRAKASAGRIGEVFAEENRMTWEELSVQTDGVKGRIDFERVSFSYEGEQGEPVLKNITFTCLPGETLGIIGSTGSGKSSLVGLIPRFYDVTEGTIRVNGVDVRKIDPKWLREKMSIVPQKTTLFTGTVMENIRWGKEDATCEEVEQAAKMAQAHDFLVRTPDGYEARVGQGGINFSGGQKQRLSIARALVRQPEILILDDSTSAVDVATEAKIKEALREYAQGLTCILIAQRITSVMDADKIVVLDHGELVGIGTHESLRETCRVYQEIFQSQLGREVQ; encoded by the coding sequence ATGCGTTTTTATACCAAATACATCAAAAAATACGGAGTCGTCTTTTGTATTTCCCTCTTTTTTCTGACCGTAGAAGCGCTATGCGATCTGTTGCAGCCGACCATTATGTCTCGGATCATCGATGTGGGGGTAGCGAAAAGGGATTTGAATTACGTGCTCTCGACAGGTGGCTTGATGCTCGGAGTGACAGCATTGGGCGCGATTGCAGCATCGATGCGCAACATTTTGTCTACATACGTATCGCAAAACTTCGGCGCTCAGCTGAGGTCGGATTTGTTTAAAAAAGTACAGTCGCTTTCATTCGAGAACATCGATCGCTTCGACCGGGCGTCTCTCGTGACAAGGCTTACCAATGACGTCAATCAGGTGCAGGTGTTTGTGAATGGCATGATGCGTATCTTCGTCAAGGCTCCGCTCATGTGTATCGGCGGGCTGTTTATGGCGACACAACTGAATGCCAAGCTGGCCATTGTATTGGCAGTGGTCGTGCCGATCGTGGGCTTGTTTATCTTCTTAAATATGAAGATCGGCTTTCCGTTTTTCATGAAGGTGCAGCAAGCATTGGATAAGGTCAACGGAGTCATGCGGGAGTATTTGTCCGGAGTGCGAGTCGTCAAGGCGTTTAACCGTTTTGACTTTGAGGTCGGCAAGTTCGGCGAGGCAAACGAAGAGCTCCAGAAGAAATCCGTCTCTGCTACACGTGTCATGTCCATTTTCAGCCCAGCTATCATGCTGACGGTTAATATGGGGATCGTGGCGGTTCTGTGGCTGGGGGGAATGGCTGCTGAGCGAGGAGATATGCAGGTCGGTCACATTATTGCCTTTACGAACTACATGACGCAAATTCTGTTTTCGCTCATGATGATTTCGATGGTGTTCAACATGTTTGTACGGGCAAAGGCTTCTGCGGGACGAATCGGGGAAGTGTTCGCAGAGGAGAACCGCATGACATGGGAGGAACTGTCGGTCCAAACAGATGGCGTGAAAGGGCGCATCGACTTCGAACGGGTGTCCTTTTCCTACGAAGGAGAGCAAGGGGAGCCTGTCCTCAAAAACATCACCTTTACTTGCCTACCCGGAGAAACGTTGGGGATCATCGGCTCGACGGGATCGGGAAAAAGTAGTCTGGTCGGACTCATCCCTCGGTTCTATGACGTGACCGAGGGAACGATACGTGTAAATGGGGTAGATGTACGGAAAATCGATCCGAAATGGTTGCGGGAGAAAATGTCCATCGTGCCGCAAAAGACGACGCTGTTTACAGGAACCGTCATGGAGAACATCCGCTGGGGAAAAGAAGACGCGACCTGCGAAGAAGTGGAGCAGGCGGCGAAGATGGCGCAGGCACACGACTTTTTGGTACGTACTCCTGATGGGTACGAGGCGCGGGTAGGCCAGGGTGGTATCAATTTTTCGGGTGGCCAAAAGCAGCGGCTCTCGATCGCTCGTGCCTTGGTGCGACAACCGGAAATCCTCATCCTCGATGACAGCACGAGTGCCGTAGACGTGGCGACAGAGGCCAAGATCAAGGAAGCGCTGCGGGAGTACGCCCAAGGTCTGACGTGTATTCTGATCGCTCAACGAATCACATCTGTGATGGATGCAGACAAGATTGTCGTGCTGGACCACGGAGAGCTGGTAGGCATCGGGACGCATGAAAGCTTGCGGGAGACGTGTCGCGTCTATCAGGAAATCTTCCAATCCCAGCTCGGCAGGGAGGTGCAGTAG
- a CDS encoding VOC family protein, translating to MATNNIFVNLPVKDLNKTKEFFSKVGYEFNPQFSNEQAACMVISENIYAMLLVEDYFQSFIQNTKKEITDTSKNTEVILALSAESREEVNELVNRALEAGAKPYNDPVDHGFMYSWSFQDPDGHLWEFVYMDPSTIQQ from the coding sequence TTGGCAACGAACAATATTTTCGTCAATCTCCCAGTCAAGGATCTGAACAAAACAAAGGAGTTTTTCTCCAAAGTCGGCTACGAGTTCAACCCTCAATTCTCTAACGAGCAAGCAGCCTGCATGGTCATCAGTGAAAATATTTATGCCATGCTGCTCGTTGAGGATTACTTCCAGTCCTTTATCCAAAACACCAAGAAAGAAATTACAGATACAAGCAAAAACACAGAGGTCATTCTCGCCCTGTCCGCAGAAAGCCGTGAAGAAGTAAACGAGCTGGTCAATCGTGCACTGGAAGCTGGCGCCAAGCCATACAATGATCCTGTCGACCATGGCTTCATGTACAGCTGGAGCTTCCAGGATCCAGATGGCCATCTGTGGGAATTCGTGTACATGGATCCGAGCACGATCCAACAGTAA
- a CDS encoding ABC transporter ATP-binding protein: MSQEQRQQPQQPPVFPGRPGRGLGHGGRVPVVKPKNFKGTLRRLWEAFGKEKRVLPIVFLIVLVDALLMLSAPYLIGKSIDAMTGGEATLGLLGITILALLISYIADGLLTFLQGWLMAGLSQRIVKNLRTALFEKLQKLPVAFFDSRPHGELMSRLTNDIDNVSNSISQSTAQLMSGTIMILGSLIMMLILSPILTLACLITVPLVYLLTRTIAKKTSVLFKNQQNQLGKLNGHIEETVSGIHVVKAFNHEQKATQEFDVINTELSKIGMKAQVLSGFLMPIMNVINNLGFTMVAVVGGVLAVKSLITVGVIASFLSYSRQFVRPLNDLGNIFNVLQSGVAGAERVFEVLDEQEEPDDVADAVTLTQPKGHVVFKNVCFGYQSDRPILKNVSFETEAGSTTALVGPTGAGKTTIVNLLTRFYDVTAGNIYLDGKDIREYTRDSLRSSFGFVLQDTYLFSGTIKENIKYGKPDATDAEVEAAAAMANASVFINRLPKRYETQLTENGGNLSQGQRQLLAIARVILAKPSLLILDEATSSIDTRTEIHIQDALLTIMEGRTSFVIAHRLNTIRDADTIMVVDRGEIVEKGNHESLIQQQGVYHQLFFNQFKNLEASAE, from the coding sequence ATGTCGCAGGAGCAAAGACAACAACCACAACAACCTCCCGTCTTTCCGGGCAGGCCAGGTCGTGGACTTGGTCATGGTGGAAGAGTTCCGGTCGTGAAACCGAAAAACTTCAAAGGTACACTCCGCCGTCTCTGGGAAGCCTTTGGCAAAGAAAAGAGGGTTCTCCCGATTGTCTTCCTCATTGTGCTGGTGGATGCGCTGCTGATGCTCTCGGCACCGTATTTGATAGGAAAGTCGATCGATGCGATGACAGGGGGAGAAGCCACGTTGGGGCTGCTAGGCATTACGATTCTCGCCTTGTTGATTTCGTACATTGCGGACGGACTGCTGACCTTCTTGCAAGGCTGGCTGATGGCAGGTCTCTCCCAACGAATCGTGAAGAATCTGAGAACAGCCTTATTTGAAAAGCTGCAAAAGCTGCCAGTCGCTTTTTTTGATTCCCGTCCACACGGGGAGCTGATGAGCCGACTGACGAACGATATCGACAACGTCAGCAACTCGATTTCGCAATCGACCGCCCAGTTGATGTCAGGGACTATCATGATTCTCGGTTCCCTGATTATGATGCTGATCCTGAGCCCGATCTTGACGCTGGCGTGCCTGATCACGGTACCCCTCGTCTACTTACTGACTCGGACTATTGCGAAAAAGACGAGTGTGCTATTTAAAAATCAGCAAAATCAGCTAGGGAAACTGAATGGTCACATCGAAGAGACTGTGTCCGGCATTCACGTAGTCAAAGCGTTTAACCACGAGCAAAAGGCGACGCAGGAATTTGATGTGATCAATACGGAGCTGTCCAAGATCGGGATGAAAGCTCAGGTCCTGTCAGGCTTTCTCATGCCGATCATGAACGTCATCAACAACTTAGGCTTTACGATGGTGGCAGTGGTAGGTGGGGTCCTGGCTGTCAAAAGCTTGATTACCGTGGGGGTCATAGCCAGCTTTCTCAGCTACTCGCGCCAATTTGTGCGGCCGCTCAACGATCTCGGGAACATCTTCAATGTTTTGCAATCCGGTGTTGCTGGAGCGGAGCGGGTATTTGAAGTGCTGGATGAACAGGAAGAGCCAGACGATGTTGCCGATGCCGTGACGTTGACACAGCCGAAGGGACATGTCGTGTTTAAAAACGTCTGCTTTGGCTATCAAAGCGACCGTCCGATTCTGAAAAATGTCAGCTTTGAAACCGAAGCAGGGAGCACCACCGCGCTCGTGGGTCCTACGGGGGCAGGGAAGACGACCATCGTGAACTTGCTCACGCGCTTTTACGATGTGACGGCTGGTAACATCTATTTGGATGGGAAAGACATCAGGGAGTACACTCGTGATAGTCTCAGGAGCAGCTTTGGCTTTGTGCTGCAGGATACGTACTTGTTTTCCGGAACGATCAAGGAGAATATCAAATACGGAAAACCAGATGCGACAGATGCTGAGGTCGAGGCAGCCGCTGCCATGGCCAATGCGAGTGTCTTTATCAATCGTCTCCCCAAGCGATACGAGACACAGCTGACGGAAAACGGCGGCAATCTCAGCCAAGGCCAACGTCAGCTGCTCGCGATCGCTCGCGTCATTCTCGCCAAGCCGTCTTTGCTCATCCTGGATGAAGCGACGAGCAGCATCGACACGCGTACGGAAATTCATATTCAGGATGCACTACTCACGATTATGGAGGGACGTACGAGCTTTGTCATTGCTCACCGTCTCAATACGATTCGGGACGCCGATACAATCATGGTTGTAGATCGGGGCGAAATCGTGGAAAAGGGAAATCACGAGTCGCTCATCCAGCAGCAAGGCGTGTACCATCAGCTGTTTTTCAACCAGTTTAAAAATCTGGAGGCATCGGCAGAGTGA
- a CDS encoding class I SAM-dependent methyltransferase, whose amino-acid sequence MKHVIMDAYSKLSRDYEKNVDTESGYNAYYERPAMLKQLPEDMSGLAALDAGCAAGWYTEQLFHRGAQVTAIDLSPEMIEATRRRVGEKANLLAHDLNDPLPFADESFHLIISSLTLHYIENLARPLHEFHRVLRPGGQLLFSVHHPFMDFTLFQRPDYFTHEWLIDNWIKKEAGEVEVAIFRRPLHDIINQTTAAFTLDRIIEPQAVPAFLEKLPDSRKSYDHLMTHPHFLIVHAHKSQSPTQERNR is encoded by the coding sequence ATGAAACATGTGATCATGGACGCATATTCGAAACTTTCCAGAGACTACGAAAAGAATGTAGATACCGAAAGTGGTTATAATGCTTACTATGAGCGGCCTGCCATGCTGAAGCAGCTGCCGGAAGACATGAGCGGACTTGCTGCTTTGGATGCTGGATGCGCCGCTGGATGGTATACGGAACAGTTATTTCATCGAGGGGCACAGGTTACTGCGATCGACCTTAGCCCAGAGATGATTGAAGCAACCCGGAGAAGAGTCGGCGAGAAGGCGAACCTTTTGGCTCACGATCTCAACGACCCGCTTCCCTTTGCTGATGAGTCCTTTCATCTCATTATCAGCTCCCTGACGTTGCACTATATCGAGAATTTGGCTAGACCCCTTCACGAGTTTCACCGTGTCTTGCGTCCTGGGGGACAGCTATTATTCTCCGTCCATCATCCGTTTATGGACTTCACCCTATTTCAACGCCCCGATTACTTTACCCACGAATGGCTCATAGACAACTGGATCAAAAAAGAAGCAGGAGAAGTCGAGGTCGCTATTTTCCGCAGACCCCTTCACGACATCATCAATCAAACGACAGCTGCATTCACGCTCGATCGGATCATAGAGCCACAAGCTGTTCCAGCGTTTTTGGAAAAATTGCCTGACTCAAGAAAAAGCTATGACCACCTCATGACGCATCCCCATTTTCTGATCGTCCACGCGCACAAATCACAGTCACCCACCCAAGAGCGCAATCGATAA
- a CDS encoding Na+/H+ antiporter: MEILLMVLVLLLLIGASNVIQRFVPFIPVPLIQIALGIVATFMPSLHHVPLNPELFMVLFIAPLLFNDGKITPRDELWKLRTYILLLALGLVFATVLLAGPFIHWLIPAIPLSAAFALAAILSPTDAVAVGSIAGRIKLPGKILRLLEGEALMNDASGLVAFNFAIAATVTGYFSLPQAVGSFFVIAIGGLVIGALLGFAVVWLRLFLRRLGIEDVTLHMLIIILTPFIIYIAAEECHVSGILAVVAAGVVHAIERDRVESASVRLRIVSDSTWSVILFSLNGLVFLLLGLEIPAVVAKIWEDPAYQNGQVIGYILLITAVLMILRFLVVWARDRQLRSTVITALSGVRGALTLAAAFSIPMVLADGSPFPERNLILFICAGVILLTLISASIFLPLLARKSEEGGDHSEDRTETERSARIRVLDAGLRTVREEMNDENTQEGADLVAEYTRRLQKTKLEGKTQLGEAWRAMVSIRLAALAAEREVGERWLKEERITPQLAAYFRASLNRIELLLTNRVKIKLLFMLSWSTLRRLLKGRNRIPSVITPADPEWDSYKELKLAAIQTAITKLKQMKTEDNRDAVLTVIADYRGMALQYQNNKRRSGSRRHMSLQRKELELKAIQSERNAIQMLYEQGDIDRHFAGRLRMDVNYREASLFESQEGH, translated from the coding sequence ATGGAAATCCTACTCATGGTACTCGTGCTGTTATTGCTTATTGGTGCCTCCAATGTCATTCAGCGCTTTGTGCCATTCATTCCCGTGCCGCTCATTCAGATTGCGCTCGGGATCGTAGCCACGTTTATGCCCAGCCTTCATCACGTCCCGCTGAATCCTGAATTATTCATGGTCCTGTTCATCGCTCCGTTGCTCTTTAACGATGGGAAAATCACACCTCGCGATGAGCTGTGGAAGCTCCGAACCTACATATTGTTATTAGCCTTAGGTCTCGTATTTGCCACTGTGCTCCTGGCAGGTCCTTTCATTCACTGGTTGATTCCGGCCATTCCTCTGTCTGCGGCATTCGCACTCGCAGCGATACTCTCCCCGACCGACGCAGTAGCCGTTGGGTCGATCGCAGGTCGTATCAAGCTCCCCGGAAAAATTTTGCGCCTGCTAGAAGGAGAAGCGTTGATGAACGACGCCTCCGGTCTGGTAGCGTTCAACTTTGCCATCGCTGCTACTGTCACAGGATATTTTTCCTTACCACAAGCTGTTGGTAGCTTTTTCGTTATTGCGATCGGTGGATTGGTGATTGGCGCCCTACTTGGTTTTGCCGTCGTCTGGCTCCGATTGTTCCTGCGTCGCCTCGGGATTGAGGATGTGACGCTGCATATGCTGATCATTATCCTTACTCCATTTATCATCTATATCGCAGCAGAAGAATGCCACGTCTCAGGCATTCTGGCCGTCGTCGCTGCCGGTGTCGTTCATGCGATTGAGAGAGACCGCGTAGAATCCGCTTCGGTCCGTCTCCGCATCGTGTCTGACAGCACCTGGTCGGTTATCCTTTTCTCGCTAAATGGTCTCGTGTTCCTCTTGCTCGGGCTGGAGATCCCGGCGGTCGTGGCGAAAATATGGGAAGACCCTGCTTACCAAAACGGACAAGTCATCGGTTATATCTTGCTGATCACAGCCGTCTTGATGATTTTACGCTTCCTCGTCGTGTGGGCGAGAGATCGTCAGCTTCGCTCTACCGTAATCACAGCACTCTCTGGCGTGCGTGGAGCCCTGACACTCGCAGCAGCGTTCTCGATCCCCATGGTATTAGCTGACGGGAGTCCATTCCCTGAGCGCAATCTGATTCTCTTCATCTGTGCAGGAGTCATCCTGCTGACACTGATTTCCGCCAGTATCTTTCTGCCCTTACTTGCACGAAAGTCTGAGGAAGGCGGAGATCATTCTGAAGATCGCACAGAAACCGAGCGCTCAGCCCGTATTCGCGTACTAGATGCCGGGCTTCGCACTGTTCGCGAGGAGATGAACGATGAAAACACTCAGGAAGGAGCCGATCTCGTTGCCGAATATACCCGGCGACTGCAAAAGACGAAGCTGGAGGGAAAAACCCAGCTCGGAGAAGCATGGAGAGCGATGGTGAGTATTCGTTTGGCAGCTCTTGCGGCAGAACGGGAAGTAGGAGAGCGATGGTTAAAAGAAGAGCGAATCACACCACAGCTCGCCGCCTACTTCCGTGCCTCCCTGAATCGAATTGAGTTACTGCTCACGAATCGGGTCAAGATCAAGCTTCTGTTTATGCTTTCATGGTCAACCCTGCGTCGTTTACTGAAAGGGCGCAACCGAATCCCGAGTGTTATTACTCCTGCTGATCCGGAATGGGACAGCTACAAGGAATTGAAACTCGCAGCTATTCAAACCGCCATCACTAAGCTCAAGCAGATGAAAACAGAGGATAACCGAGATGCAGTACTTACCGTCATTGCAGATTATCGCGGGATGGCACTGCAATACCAAAACAACAAGCGCAGAAGCGGCTCTCGACGCCACATGAGCTTGCAACGAAAAGAGCTGGAGCTCAAGGCAATCCAGTCCGAGCGAAACGCGATTCAGATGTTGTATGAACAAGGAGACATCGATCGTCATTTCGCAGGTAGATTGCGCATGGACGTCAATTACCGTGAAGCCAGTCTTTTCGAGTCCCAAGAAGGGCATTGA